In Populus nigra chromosome 10, ddPopNigr1.1, whole genome shotgun sequence, the following proteins share a genomic window:
- the LOC133705347 gene encoding polygalacturonase At1g48100-like isoform X2 → MVNMGGFSFRSLAFMLFIVFLVWSASFDTCIARRGKHWRQRRSNSASLAKKKGKSHGNGHHQHHTGVPKPKAPPHKAPALPPPAPKEKAPKPKAPPQKGSTTFNVLDFGAKGNGKSDDTKAFQAAWAAACKVAASTMIVPAEYAFLVGPISFSGPYCQANIVFQLDGTIIAPSNANAWGRGLLQWLEFTKLVGITIQGKGTIDGSGSVWWQDYPFEDPIDSESELIIPLNNTVQQHPPMPIRNELDGKMPSIKPTALRFYGSFNVTVTGITIQNSPQCHLKFDNCVGVAVHDMRVSSPGDSPNTDGIHLQNSKDVLIHSTDLACGDDCVSIQTGCTNVYIHNVNCGPGHGISIGGLGKDNTKACVSNITVRDVVMHGTMTGVRVKTWQGGSGSVQGVLFSNIQVSEVQLPIVIDQFYCDKSKCKNQTSAVALSGITYENIRGTYTVKPVHFACSDALPCMDVSLTTIELKPLQEQYHLYDPFCWQTFGELKTPTMPPISCLQIGKPSGNRPQRDYDAC, encoded by the exons ATGGTAAACATGGGAGGGTTTAGCTTTAGAAGCCTCGCGTTCATGCTCTTCAttgtttttctagtttggtcTGCAAGTTTTGATACCTGCATTGCCAGGAGAGGCAAGCATTGGAGGCAGAGAAGATCAAACTCAGCTTCTCTAGCcaagaagaaagggaaaagcCATGGCAACGGCCATCACCAACACCATACTGGAGTACCAAAACCAAAAGCTCCTCCACATAAAGCTCCAGCATTACCTCCTCCTGCACCAAAAGAAAAGGCACCAAAACCAAAAGCTCCTCCACA gaaaggttccACCACCTTTAATGTGCTTGATTTTGGGGCCAAGGGTAATGGCAAGAGCGACGATACAAAG GCATTCCAAGCTGCATGGGCAGCAGCTTGTAAAGTGGCAGCATCAACGATGATTGTTCCAGCAGAATATGCATTCCTCGTGGGACCTATTTCTTTCTCTGGTCCGTACTGCCAAGCAAACATTGTATTTCAA ttgGATGGCACAATTATTGCCCCATCAAACGCCAATGCTTGGGGTAGAGGTCTCTTGCAGTGGCTTGAATTCACCAAGCTTGTCGGAATCACAATTCAGGGAAAAGGCACCATAGATGGGAGTGGCTCAGTATGGTGGCAAGACTACCCATTTGAAGATCCTATAGACAGTGAATCGGAACTCATTATTCCACTGAACAACACAGTACAACAACACCCACCAATGCCG ATAAGAAACGAGCTCGACGGGAAAATGCCAAGCATCAAGCCCACA GCACTGAGATTTTATGGAAGTTTCAATGTGACAGTCACAGGcataacaattcaaaacagcCCGCAATGCCACCTCAAGTTTGACAACTGCGTAGGAGTTGCTGTGCATGATATGAGAGTCTCATCTCCCGGTGACAGTCCAAATACAGATGGAATCCACCTGCAGAACTCCAAAGACGTGTTAATTCATAGCACAGATCTTGCTTGCG GAGATGACTGTGTTTCTATACAAACTGGATGCACGAATGTATACATACACAATGTTAATTGCGGACCAGGACATGGAATCAGCATCGGAGGTCTGGGAAAAGATAATACAAAAGCCTGTGTCTCAAATATCACTGTGCGAGATGTTGTTATGCATGGCACAATGACAGGTGTCAGAGTTAAGACATGGCAG GGTGGATCAGGCTCTGTACAGGGAGTACTGTTCTCAAACATTCAAGTCTCTGAGGTTCAACTTCCAATTGTGATTGATCAATTCTATTGCGACAAAAGCAAATGCAAAAACCAAACGTCAGCAGTAGCTCTATCAGGAATCACCTATGAAAACATAAGAGGGACATACACAGTAAAACCTGTACACTTTGCCTGCAGTGATGCCCTACCATGCATGGATGTAAGTCTAACTACCATAGAGTTAAAACCACTACAAGAACAGTATCACCTCTACGATCCGTTCTGCTGGCAGACTTTTGGAGAGTTGAAAACTCCTACCATGCCTCCAATTAGCTGCCTACAGATTGGCAAGCCATCAGGCAACCGCCCTCAGAGAGATTATGATGCATGTTGA
- the LOC133705347 gene encoding polygalacturonase At1g48100-like isoform X1, which yields MVNMGGFSFRSLAFMLFIVFLVWSASFDTCIARRGKHWRQRRSNSASLAKKKGKSHGNGHHQHHTGVPKPKAPPHKAPALPPPAPKEKAPKPKAPPHKAPALPPPAPKEKSPKPSPPQKGSTTFNVLDFGAKGNGKSDDTKAFQAAWAAACKVAASTMIVPAEYAFLVGPISFSGPYCQANIVFQLDGTIIAPSNANAWGRGLLQWLEFTKLVGITIQGKGTIDGSGSVWWQDYPFEDPIDSESELIIPLNNTVQQHPPMPIRNELDGKMPSIKPTALRFYGSFNVTVTGITIQNSPQCHLKFDNCVGVAVHDMRVSSPGDSPNTDGIHLQNSKDVLIHSTDLACGDDCVSIQTGCTNVYIHNVNCGPGHGISIGGLGKDNTKACVSNITVRDVVMHGTMTGVRVKTWQGGSGSVQGVLFSNIQVSEVQLPIVIDQFYCDKSKCKNQTSAVALSGITYENIRGTYTVKPVHFACSDALPCMDVSLTTIELKPLQEQYHLYDPFCWQTFGELKTPTMPPISCLQIGKPSGNRPQRDYDAC from the exons ATGGTAAACATGGGAGGGTTTAGCTTTAGAAGCCTCGCGTTCATGCTCTTCAttgtttttctagtttggtcTGCAAGTTTTGATACCTGCATTGCCAGGAGAGGCAAGCATTGGAGGCAGAGAAGATCAAACTCAGCTTCTCTAGCcaagaagaaagggaaaagcCATGGCAACGGCCATCACCAACACCATACTGGAGTACCAAAACCAAAAGCTCCTCCACATAAAGCTCCAGCATTACCTCCTCCTGCACCAAAAGAAAAGGCACCAAAACCAAAAGCTCCTCCACATAAAGCTCCAGCATTACCTCCTCCTGCACCAAAAGAAAAGTCACCAAAACCAAgtccaccacagaaaggttccACCACCTTTAATGTGCTTGATTTTGGGGCCAAGGGTAATGGCAAGAGCGACGATACAAAG GCATTCCAAGCTGCATGGGCAGCAGCTTGTAAAGTGGCAGCATCAACGATGATTGTTCCAGCAGAATATGCATTCCTCGTGGGACCTATTTCTTTCTCTGGTCCGTACTGCCAAGCAAACATTGTATTTCAA ttgGATGGCACAATTATTGCCCCATCAAACGCCAATGCTTGGGGTAGAGGTCTCTTGCAGTGGCTTGAATTCACCAAGCTTGTCGGAATCACAATTCAGGGAAAAGGCACCATAGATGGGAGTGGCTCAGTATGGTGGCAAGACTACCCATTTGAAGATCCTATAGACAGTGAATCGGAACTCATTATTCCACTGAACAACACAGTACAACAACACCCACCAATGCCG ATAAGAAACGAGCTCGACGGGAAAATGCCAAGCATCAAGCCCACA GCACTGAGATTTTATGGAAGTTTCAATGTGACAGTCACAGGcataacaattcaaaacagcCCGCAATGCCACCTCAAGTTTGACAACTGCGTAGGAGTTGCTGTGCATGATATGAGAGTCTCATCTCCCGGTGACAGTCCAAATACAGATGGAATCCACCTGCAGAACTCCAAAGACGTGTTAATTCATAGCACAGATCTTGCTTGCG GAGATGACTGTGTTTCTATACAAACTGGATGCACGAATGTATACATACACAATGTTAATTGCGGACCAGGACATGGAATCAGCATCGGAGGTCTGGGAAAAGATAATACAAAAGCCTGTGTCTCAAATATCACTGTGCGAGATGTTGTTATGCATGGCACAATGACAGGTGTCAGAGTTAAGACATGGCAG GGTGGATCAGGCTCTGTACAGGGAGTACTGTTCTCAAACATTCAAGTCTCTGAGGTTCAACTTCCAATTGTGATTGATCAATTCTATTGCGACAAAAGCAAATGCAAAAACCAAACGTCAGCAGTAGCTCTATCAGGAATCACCTATGAAAACATAAGAGGGACATACACAGTAAAACCTGTACACTTTGCCTGCAGTGATGCCCTACCATGCATGGATGTAAGTCTAACTACCATAGAGTTAAAACCACTACAAGAACAGTATCACCTCTACGATCCGTTCTGCTGGCAGACTTTTGGAGAGTTGAAAACTCCTACCATGCCTCCAATTAGCTGCCTACAGATTGGCAAGCCATCAGGCAACCGCCCTCAGAGAGATTATGATGCATGTTGA
- the LOC133704820 gene encoding uncharacterized protein LOC133704820: protein MDHEGHRHLLPCLRCHPHSYIRMVQHLIERCLLLQMSRDQCIKALYKHANIRPIVTLTVWRELQKENRDFFQAYFHSVYPRPFTSRHI, encoded by the exons ATGGATCATGAAGGCCACCGGCATCTGCTTCCCTGTTTGCGTTGCCACCCACATAGCTACATTAGGATG GTTCAACATCTTATAGAGAGATGTTTGCTCCTTCAAATGAGTAGAGATCAATGCATAAAGGCACTATATAAGCATGCTAACATTCGGCCAATTGTTACACTTACAG TGTGGAGAGAACTACAGAAGGAGAACAGGGACTTCTTTCAAGCATATTTCCATTCAGTTTATCCGAGGCCTTTCACAA GCAGGCATATATAA
- the LOC133705198 gene encoding axial regulator YABBY 4-like has protein sequence MSTLNHLFDLPDQICYLQCGFCTTILLVSVPCSSLSTVVTVICGHCTSLFSVNMKKFSFLPFNLSTSLSNEDELRPEVNAQKGLEMQNSFMAISSNNDEDDRINQVNRVINKPPEKRQRGPSAYNRFIREEIRRIKTENPRIAHKEAFSTAAKNWAHSPLVQYCKDIDGESSGLEEENGSWSCDAADQYTDGSGKFY, from the exons atgtcaaCATTGAACCATCTCTTTGATCTTCCGGATCAGATTTGCTACTTACAATGTGGTTTTTGCACCACCATTTTACTC GTAAGCGTTCCATGCAGCAGCTTATCCACGGTGGTGACTGTGATATGTGGACACTGCACCAGCCTCTTCTCTGTCAACATGAAGAAATTCTCTTTTCTCCCTTTCAATCTTTCAACTTCTCTCAGCAATGAGGATGAG CTTCGTCCAGAAGTCAATGCCCAAAAAGGCTTAGAAATGCAAAATTCGTTCATGGCGATCTCTTCTAACAATGATGAAGATGACAGAATTAATCAAGTGAATCGTGTCATTAATAAAC CCCCAGAGAAAAGACAAAGAGGACCATCGGCTTATAACCGCTTCATCAG aGAAGAGATCAGAAGGATCAAAACTGAAAATCCAAGAATAGCTCACAAAGAAGCCTTCAGCACAGCTGCAAAAAAC TGGGCCCATTCACCCCTTGTTCAGTACTGCAAAGATATTGATGGAGAGAGCAGTGGCTTGGAAGAGGAGAACGGCTCATGGTCCTGCGATGCAGCTGATCAG TATACGGATGGCTCAGGGAAATTTTATTAG